One stretch of Streptomyces sp. NBC_01363 DNA includes these proteins:
- a CDS encoding hemin ABC transporter substrate-binding protein has product MRFSQDFAPPGQGGRRPGRGRSGSRGPLGALTAVLALALVLTGCGGGTDTKAPAAAAGAAADRVEPLTTAPEPQLPVTVKSADGAEVTVASTDRIVPLTGGLSEIVFTLGLGKRVVARDITATFEQAAKLPVVTRAHDVSAESVLSLRPTVVLAETTTGPAEAIDQIRDAGIPLVVVEPAQQLSDVGRRIGTVAAALGVPDSGTELKSRTQSRIDAVRKSVPAPADGHEKPRVAFLYLRGSASVYLLGGRESGASSLLEAAGAVDAGKASGLTKDFTAITSEALAKAAPDAILVMSKGLDSVGGVDGLVKIPGVAETPAGMDRRIVSIDDGVLLNYGPRTDRVLSELIAQLYPEDGADK; this is encoded by the coding sequence GTGCGCTTCTCTCAGGACTTCGCCCCACCGGGTCAGGGCGGCCGACGGCCGGGGCGCGGGCGGTCCGGGAGCCGTGGACCGCTCGGCGCCCTGACGGCCGTCCTCGCCCTGGCCCTCGTCCTGACGGGCTGCGGCGGCGGTACGGACACGAAGGCGCCCGCCGCCGCTGCCGGGGCCGCCGCCGACCGGGTCGAACCCCTCACCACCGCGCCGGAGCCACAACTGCCCGTCACGGTGAAGTCGGCGGACGGCGCCGAGGTCACCGTCGCCTCGACGGACCGGATCGTTCCGCTGACCGGCGGCCTGAGCGAGATCGTCTTCACGCTCGGCCTCGGCAAGCGGGTCGTGGCCCGCGACATCACCGCCACCTTCGAACAGGCCGCGAAACTCCCCGTGGTGACCCGGGCCCATGACGTCTCGGCGGAGAGCGTGCTGTCGCTGAGGCCGACCGTCGTACTCGCCGAGACCACGACCGGTCCGGCGGAGGCCATCGACCAGATCCGGGATGCCGGCATCCCGCTCGTCGTCGTCGAACCGGCCCAGCAGCTCTCCGACGTCGGCCGCCGGATCGGCACCGTGGCGGCGGCCCTGGGTGTGCCGGACTCGGGCACCGAACTGAAGTCGCGCACCCAGTCGCGTATCGACGCCGTACGGAAGTCCGTGCCCGCCCCGGCGGACGGGCACGAGAAGCCCCGGGTCGCCTTCCTCTACCTGCGCGGTTCGGCCTCGGTGTATCTGCTGGGCGGCCGGGAGTCCGGCGCGAGTTCGCTCCTGGAAGCGGCGGGAGCCGTCGACGCGGGCAAGGCGTCCGGGCTGACGAAGGACTTCACCGCCATCACCAGCGAGGCACTCGCCAAGGCCGCCCCCGACGCCATCCTGGTGATGAGCAAGGGGCTCGACTCGGTGGGCGGCGTCGACGGACTCGTGAAGATCCCGGGCGTCGCCGAGACCCCGGCCGGGATGGACCGGCGGATCGTCTCCATCGACGACGGGGTGCTGCTGAACTACGGCCCGCGCACGGACCGGGTGCTGAGCGAACTGATCGCGCAGCTCTACCCGGAGGACGGGGCGGACAAGTGA
- a CDS encoding HtaA domain-containing protein yields the protein MAATRRPIALTAAVATAAALGATAFALPALAADGPAAGGAAAAPTLELKDGTLEWGVKESFRKYLASSFSGGKITVKDGATQAPGNGVFTFGGGKGTYDTATHGTDTAFGGGVNFYAHGGVLDITLSDVKLATTGTGGAITVDVTTPRGTRDDVKFAALDLSAVKPGRGEGGAMVFKDIPATLTKAGSEAFDGQYKEGDALDPATLSVKAVTPPTTEPTEEPTTEPTTGPTGKPTTKPTTKPTGPTTEPTGKPTSTTSPSAPATDEPTAADRGDVVDGTLDWGVKKSFRTYVTGPIAHGKVETAAGATASGDGYRFPDATGHFDATKQTLNAEFQGKVRFLGHEENGAYTLDLSLTGLEIQVNGTKGTLIADVSTKDRTTKKVSTYTGLAVADLKVPKGRLAAKNGVVNLSAVPATLTADGTKAFGGMYRAGEQLDALTVAVALDKDAELPGAAGGSGSAGGSGSTGGTATAGGSVGGGSAGGSVGGSVGGAGSLAATGSELPAGALFAASGVVVAAGAGVVIAARRRRTA from the coding sequence ATGGCAGCCACCCGCCGCCCCATAGCCCTCACCGCCGCAGTCGCCACCGCCGCCGCCCTCGGCGCCACCGCGTTCGCCCTTCCGGCGCTCGCCGCCGACGGCCCCGCAGCCGGTGGAGCCGCCGCGGCGCCGACGCTGGAGCTGAAGGACGGCACGCTCGAATGGGGCGTCAAGGAGTCCTTCCGCAAGTACCTCGCCTCGTCGTTCTCCGGCGGGAAGATCACCGTCAAGGACGGTGCCACCCAGGCGCCCGGCAACGGCGTGTTCACCTTCGGCGGCGGCAAGGGCACGTACGACACCGCCACGCACGGCACCGACACCGCCTTCGGCGGCGGCGTCAACTTCTACGCCCACGGGGGCGTTCTCGACATCACGCTCTCCGACGTGAAGCTCGCCACGACCGGTACCGGCGGCGCGATCACCGTCGACGTCACGACTCCCCGGGGCACCCGCGACGACGTGAAGTTCGCGGCTCTCGACCTCTCGGCGGTGAAGCCGGGCCGGGGCGAGGGCGGCGCGATGGTCTTCAAGGACATCCCGGCGACGCTGACGAAGGCGGGCTCCGAGGCGTTCGACGGCCAGTACAAGGAGGGCGACGCGCTCGACCCGGCCACCCTCTCGGTGAAGGCGGTCACGCCCCCGACCACCGAGCCCACGGAGGAGCCGACCACCGAGCCGACCACCGGGCCGACCGGAAAGCCCACCACGAAGCCCACCACGAAGCCGACCGGGCCGACCACCGAGCCGACCGGGAAGCCCACCTCGACCACGTCCCCCTCGGCCCCGGCCACCGACGAGCCGACCGCCGCCGACCGGGGCGACGTCGTCGACGGCACCCTGGACTGGGGCGTCAAGAAGTCCTTCCGTACGTACGTCACGGGCCCGATCGCCCACGGCAAGGTCGAGACGGCGGCCGGCGCCACCGCTTCCGGTGACGGCTACCGGTTCCCCGACGCGACCGGCCACTTCGACGCCACGAAGCAGACCCTGAACGCCGAATTCCAGGGCAAGGTCCGCTTCCTGGGCCACGAGGAGAACGGCGCGTACACCCTCGACCTGTCCCTGACCGGCCTGGAGATCCAGGTGAACGGCACGAAGGGCACCCTGATCGCGGACGTCTCCACCAAGGACCGCACGACCAAGAAGGTCTCCACGTACACCGGTCTGGCCGTCGCGGACCTGAAGGTGCCGAAGGGCCGACTCGCCGCCAAGAACGGCGTGGTGAACCTCTCGGCCGTCCCGGCGACCCTCACCGCCGACGGCACCAAGGCCTTCGGCGGCATGTACCGGGCCGGTGAGCAGCTCGACGCGCTGACCGTCGCGGTCGCCCTCGACAAGGACGCCGAACTCCCGGGCGCCGCGGGCGGTTCCGGTTCCGCGGGCGGTTCCGGCTCGACGGGCGGCACCGCGACCGCCGGTGGCAGCGTGGGCGGCGGCTCCGCAGGCGGCTCCGTGGGCGGTTCGGTCGGCGGCGCGGGCTCCCTCGCCGCCACCGGCTCCGAACTCCCGGCGGGCGCCCTGTTCGCCGCCTCGGGCGTGGTCGTGGCGGCCGGCGCCGGAGTCGTGATCGCGGCCCGCCGCCGCCGTACCGCCTGA
- a CDS encoding HtaA domain-containing protein, whose product MLPSRPARALAVTLLTAVLGVLLPATAAQAAGRTVQGGRLDWGIKSSFQGYVTGPIANGSWSLTGGAATVGGSQFRFHSATGSYDPATGAFASAFAGGVHFLGHRKSDGSHELDLTISRPTVRIAGGGTLYADMVSKDRGSGRVTSAAQVPLATLGLSGIDMKGGTTPVALRNVPATLTGQGAKAFAGYYTAGTPLDPVSLSVDTSAPAGKPAASKSPGKKPESRKTATAAGRFEDAAVDWGVRRTFREYVTGSIGKGKWTLAGGAQDGGALFRFPRGKGTYDPAKQTLDAEFAGSVRFTGADGLDLELSAVAVRVKAGKGTLLADVHGDGDRRKAVPLVTFTAKDFAPKDGLAVLTEAPATLTADGAEAFGSLYRAGTAMDPVSLAVAVDAGAELPALPDLGSAPDPSSEPSATSTEKATPASAAAADSRAGLYPVLGGAGVLAVAAGALYLARRRGTPRKTD is encoded by the coding sequence ATGCTGCCGTCCAGACCTGCCCGCGCACTCGCCGTCACGCTCCTGACGGCGGTGCTGGGAGTCCTGCTCCCCGCCACCGCCGCGCAGGCGGCGGGCCGTACGGTGCAGGGCGGCAGGCTGGACTGGGGCATCAAGTCCTCCTTCCAGGGCTACGTCACCGGACCGATCGCGAACGGCAGTTGGAGCCTGACCGGCGGCGCCGCCACGGTCGGCGGCAGCCAGTTCCGCTTCCACTCCGCCACCGGTTCCTACGACCCGGCGACCGGCGCCTTCGCCTCGGCCTTCGCCGGCGGGGTCCACTTCCTCGGCCACCGGAAATCCGACGGTAGTCACGAACTGGACCTCACCATCAGCCGTCCCACCGTCCGCATCGCGGGCGGCGGCACCCTGTACGCCGACATGGTCAGCAAGGACCGGGGGAGCGGCCGGGTGACCTCGGCCGCCCAGGTGCCGCTCGCGACGCTCGGCCTGTCCGGGATCGACATGAAGGGCGGTACCACCCCCGTCGCCCTCCGCAACGTCCCGGCGACCCTGACCGGACAGGGCGCCAAGGCGTTCGCCGGCTACTACACGGCCGGCACCCCGCTCGACCCGGTCAGCCTCTCCGTGGACACCTCCGCCCCGGCCGGGAAGCCCGCCGCCTCCAAGTCCCCCGGGAAGAAGCCGGAGTCGAGGAAGACCGCGACGGCCGCCGGACGCTTCGAGGACGCCGCCGTCGACTGGGGTGTCCGCCGGACCTTCCGGGAGTACGTCACCGGCTCCATCGGCAAGGGGAAGTGGACCCTCGCCGGGGGCGCCCAGGACGGCGGAGCGCTCTTCCGCTTCCCGCGCGGCAAGGGCACGTACGACCCTGCGAAGCAGACCCTGGACGCCGAATTCGCGGGCAGCGTCCGGTTCACCGGCGCCGACGGGCTCGATCTGGAACTGTCCGCCGTCGCGGTCCGGGTGAAGGCGGGCAAGGGCACGCTCCTGGCCGACGTCCACGGCGACGGCGACCGGCGCAAGGCCGTCCCGCTCGTCACCTTCACCGCGAAGGACTTCGCGCCGAAGGACGGTCTCGCCGTCCTCACCGAAGCCCCTGCCACCCTCACCGCCGACGGCGCCGAGGCGTTCGGCTCGCTCTACCGGGCGGGCACCGCGATGGACCCGGTCTCGCTGGCCGTCGCCGTCGACGCCGGGGCCGAACTGCCCGCCCTGCCCGACCTGGGCAGCGCCCCCGACCCGTCGTCCGAGCCGTCCGCCACATCAACGGAGAAGGCCACCCCCGCCTCGGCTGCGGCAGCCGACTCCCGCGCCGGCCTGTATCCGGTCCTCGGCGGCGCGGGCGTGCTCGCCGTCGCGGCGGGCGCGCTGTACCTCGCCCGTCGCCGCGGCACCCCGCGGAAGACCGACTAG